In Ornithorhynchus anatinus isolate Pmale09 chromosome 5, mOrnAna1.pri.v4, whole genome shotgun sequence, the DNA window CGCTACGGCGGGGGCCTGCTGTCCAATGAGATCCAGCCACTCCTGGGCGCCCGGCCTGCTCTCGTGCCCCGGGTCGGATTGGTTCGCCGAAGCGGGGGTCacggctctgtccaccaggcctgGGAGGGTGAACCCCACGGCCAGAAGCCAGGCCCCGCCAGCCAGCAGGGCCACCCGCTGAGGGGTATGGTGGTTCCAGGTCCAGACGGGCCAGAGCACGGACACTAAGCGGTAGACGGAGATGAGGGTGAGCAGGAAGGTCCTGGTGTACAGGTTGAAGTCAGTGAAGACGCCGAGGAACAGGCGGAGCTGGTAGCGTGAGGGCCAGCGGGGGCCCAGGGCTAGGACGGCCACGCTGAGTGGCAGGAAGGTGGTACAGGTGAAGTCGAGCGCAGCCAGGTTGAGGAACAAGGTGCGGGTGGCCAGGCTGGGCAGGTGGAAGCCAGCCACCCAGAGGACCAGCCCATTGCCAGCCACGCCCAGGGGACAGCTTATGGACAGGACAACCAAGCCCAGGAAGTGCAGGATGGAATTGGCCATCTGAGGCAGGATGACGTGGAGGCGGTGGGAGACCAGGGCAGGGTCTTCATTCTGGAACACACAGTAGCCTgcgttctcctcttcctccccaccagcctcctccctcctctctgagcccgatgcctggcccccaacctcctACTCCCCCACTGAGACCCTCCCCCttggatctcctccctccccagcgtgAGGGTCATCCCTGACAGTCACCCAGGCCTCCCTCCCACGCTGGGTCCCAGGCAATCCTGACCCTCgccccctctctctgctcccccttcacccccagacCTCACTCACCAGTTGGGACAGTCTCTCTGGGGGCTGGAGCTTCGTGGTGAGGGGTTGGAGTCCCTGCAGGAGGAGGTtggggccggggaaggagggtgaggatGGGGTTTTATGGGTAGGGGCGGTGCCCGGAGTGGAAGGACAGGAAGGGGCTTCAGTAAGAGGAACTTGGGACTAAGGGACTGCACAACTGCTGACTCACTGGGGGAgagtgggaagtgggaagaaaCGGTTGAGCGTGGGgctccccttcccccgacccaCAGGACTGTGAGGGGCAGCAGGAACTGCTCTGGGAGGACCGAGAGGTGTCCAGAGCCCCAACCCTAACTGCACCCCCTAACTGTACTCTGCCCTTGATTTGACCCCTTCTGAATCCTTCCTCATGCTGTGCCTCCCAACAGGGCACTCATTTCCTTCAAAATCCACCAGATTTCAGCCTTCCAAGTccccctaaaatctcatctcctccaacagccTTTCCTAATAAATTTTCAACATCCCAAGTTTTCTTTTAAGGTAtagcaataataactatggtatttgttaaatgcttactgtatgccagacactgtattaagtgctgggatggatacaagcaaatcaagttggacccagtcccacatgaggctcaaatcttaatccccattttaaagatgaggtaactagagcccagagaggtcaagtgacttgccctaggtcacacaacagacaagtggtggaggtgggattagaacccaggtccttctgactcccaggcctgtgctctatccaccaggccatgctgtttctcaatttaagcaccttctatgtactaagcactgtactaagcactgaggtgctaatcggtttggacatagtctatatccacctaaggctcacagtcttaatcaccattttacagaagaggtaactgattgTCAcccagagacaataataataatgttggtatttgatgagcgcttactatgtgccgagcactgttctaagcgctggggtagacacaggggaatcaggttgtcccacgtggggctcacagtcttaatccccattttacagatgagggaactgaggcaccgagaagtcaagtgactttgcctaaagtcacacagctgacaagtggccgagctgggattcgaacccatgacctctgactcccaagcccgtgctctttccactgagccacgctgcttccctagagacgtgaagtgacttgcccaagatcacacagcagacaagtggaggacctgggatttagaatacaagtccttctgactcccagacccataatctatccactaggccatactgcttctcctgtatCGACATCATTCACACCTATCACTTATGAATTCATTAATGCCCAGGGAACGGGGcacctgggttttactcccagctctgccatttgcctgctgtgtgacctcgggcaagttacttaacttctctgtgcctcagttctcctcatctataaaatggggattcgatacctgttctctctctaccttagactgtgagccctgcatgagtATAGGAACTGTGGCTAATCTGATTACATCGACCCCAGTCCACATCTCAgaacttggcacctaataagagcctaacaaataccataattattaatacccACTCTCAGACCGTGTGAATAGATGTATCTCTGATATGTatgatatttatatatttatgatcaaaataatttattttgatacctccatttgtaaacattttcttttctgcctctcccagtagactggaagcgccttgtgggcatggaaaggaTCTGCTGCTTTGGTGGTCcttctctaagcactcagtacagtgcattgtactcagtaagtgctcaatgaatcccaTTATTTCTGCTACGACAACAACCAGAAAGTTCAGTGTCAGACCGATGGGCCATCCAGCTCAGAATTCTGTCTTCGATGACTGAACAtggatttaacatgtccaaaaccaaactccctaacttcccacccaaatcctttctTCCCCATGACGTTCCCATATCTGTAGACatcaccgccatccttcctgtcacacaagcctGGAATCTTGGTTattcttggctcctctctctcattcatcccacgcaTTCCATCCATCGCCACatcttgtcggttcaaccttgagaacatcgctaaaatctctcctgttccctccatccaaactgctatcatgttaatccaagcatttatcctatcctgccttgatttatgtatcagcctccttgctgaacttcccgcctcctgtctctccccactccagtccatacttcactctgctgcccagataatttttctacaaaaactttcagtccatatttccccactcgtCAAGAACATCcacctcccatccacctccacatcaaacaaaaactcatcatcggctttaaagcactcaatcactttgccccctcctacctcaccttactacttctgaactacaacccagcctgcacacttcgctcctctagtgccaacctgctCTCTATAccgcagtctcatctatctcactatcaacctcttgcccacatcctgcctctggtctggaatgctgtggtttcatatccaacagacaattactctctccaccttcaaagccttattgaaggctcatctcctccaagaggccttccctgactaagcccttattcactcttttcccacttcctttttccttgccctgacttgctccctgtattcaccacctccccccagccccaagcacttacatgcatatctgtattatcccggctagattactgcgtcagccttctctctgatctcccttcctcctgtctctccctgctccagtctattctacattctgctgcccggatcaccttcttgcagaaacgctctgggcatgtcactcctctccttaaaatcttccagtggttgcctatcaacctccttatgaaacaaaaacttctcactctgggcttcaagactctccatcaccttgccccctcctacctctcctccctctctcttctactgcccaccctgtaggctccgctcctctgacgcccacctcctcaccgtcccccgttctcccctatcccgctgtcgatccctggcccacgtcctctcgctgtcctggaatgccctccctcctcacctctgccatactaactctcttcccctcttcaaagccctactgagagctcacctccttcaggagaccttcccaaactgagtttcccttttccctctgctccctctgctccctctctgcccccccttcacctcccctcagctaagccccctttcccccctttccctctgctccgccccctctcccttcccccttcccagcactgtgctcactgtatatatttttattaccctatttattttgttaatgagatgtacatcctcctgattctatttattgtgattaagttgtcttgtttttgtccgtctgtctcccccgattagactgtaagcctgtcaatgggcagggattgtctctatctgttgccaaattgtgcattccaagtgcttactacagtgctctgcacatagtaagcgctcaataaatactattgaatgaattaatgtctgtctccaccctaggctgtaaattcattgtgggaagggactatgtctgttatactgttgtgtcgcactctcccaaactcttggtatagtaagccatcaataaatacgattgattgattgatgaggacaGATGTGTGGGGGAACATTGTGAACCTTGAAACTCATCTGTATGATGATGGATTCCCCATCTACACGCCCATCCCTATCTTAAGCCTTTAATTTTCCCCTCAAGTGACTCAGTCTGGACCACACTAGAGTGGAGAAGTCAAGTGGACATGGTGATTGCCCTCAAGGTATTCACCCAGAGTCTTCGGGATTTATCTAGGTCACGGACCCTCCAAACACTCCCGAGCAAGGGCAAACTGAATCCTGGACCAGGGTAAGGAGAAGCAAGTTCGAATCCACTCGGTGCCACTCTCTGGTTTGGGCCCTGAGTTGATTCGCTCAGTCTTTGGTTCCCTATCTGAGAAATGGGCATAAGTGGGTGTGGAGTTTTTCCTCTCTCACTGACCCAGGTTTCTAATGACCCTTGCCATCCTCCTCCCTAGCCTTTGGggatccttcctttccctttcttgggAGCAggcccccaatcaatcaatcaatcatttgcattttactgagtgcttactagtgcagagcattgtactaatacctgggagagtataatttaacagagttggtataaacatgttccctgctcttcaggagtttatagtctagaggaatgtaTTCCCCAAGCGAACAACTTGGgctgagggagaatagaaggaagaaaaagaaatagagaaacaCCAAACTTCAACCATATAGGGTGGCGTGGGGAGGGATATTTTAATTGAAAATTGTCAACAAGCTAGTAGAATATAGATTGTTTCCCATCACCCAAGGATTCTCTACTACCAGTGTTGATGGTGCAGCTGGAGGAACTCTACCTAAGCTAGTTTCTCATCGCCCcgtggaaaaagtatgggactgggaggcaggagacgcgAATTCTGGTCCcaacactggcctgctgggtgtccttgagcaagtcaattttcctctctggacctcagtttcctctgttgtTAAATAGAAAaacttactctccctccctcttagactgtgggccctgatGGGGATGAGGATGATGTCTAATCTGGTTGTCTTCTAACTACTCTAGTcctcagcatagtgcttggcacttaatcaGTACTGTAACTAACTgtagcaggggaggggggaggaagggtaaGGAAGGTGTTGTTCTCAGGGaatcagagaggagggggaatctAGGGACAGGGAATTCTGAGAGGAATTCCTCATGAGGATGGGAGGTATCGGAGGTATCTGGGACACTCCCTCCCTGCCAAAGGTTCTAGGCTATGTTGGAGGACCCTGAGTCTCAGAATGGGGTATTTCTGAGCAAACCCCCCCACTttccagaagcagcttggtggACCCCCTGAGGGATCCGAGGGCCCAGCCATCCTCAGCCCCCCTATTCGTGGGAGGCACGGTGAGCCAGCTCCTTGATCTTATCCATGATCGTCCCCGCTTGGTTCTGGACGTTCATTTTTGCCATGAGCACCAGATCGTCAAAATCTTCCTTGCTGTAGTTGGAAAGGCAGAACGTGGGATATCTCTTCCTCCATTGCTCTACCATATCTGGGATTCAATCAGAGACAGACCCATGGCCACAGACCGACAGACAGCAATGGACAGAAAGCCCCcccaacaaagagagacaaatccACCGCCACGGACAGGCAGGCAGACACATAACCAGGGAGAGACATGCAGCCATGAAAGGACATAAAGCCATGGACGGACGGTACCATCACagtggacagagagacagacgcCCCCCCACCATAGACAGACACAGAACCACAGACAGATAAGCACACAgcgacacagagacacacagccaCGGGCAGACACCCAGCCACAGACAGACAGCCCCATCACCACAGACAGATAAACACACAGCCACAGACAGAAGCCCCACCACCACAGAAAAACACAGAGCCACAAACAGAAACATAGCCACAGATGGACACACAACCATGGACGAACAGCACCAGCACAGGCAGACAGGCCGTCAAGGACAGACAGCCCCATCAATGGGCAGATAGATGAACCCACCACCACATTGATACACACCATGGACAGACACAGCCATAGGCAGACAAGCAAGACCCACAACTACGAAATGATAGATCCACATTCACAGCCttagacagacagaaaaacagacaaaaatgaaaaaaaggccCAGGACAAACCTCATGGCCTCTAAACTAAGGCTCCATTGACACTGGGTGGCAAGGAGCCCACACACACTGTGTCCCTGACCCTCCGGGCCCTCGCTCCAATTCCtgcttgtctgtcttcccaacacaatgtaaggtccttgagggcaggacacTAGTGTTTGGCTTCTGTGAAAACTTCCAAGCACATAGCATAGTGtctatcaatcaagagtattgattgagtactgtactaagcatatgggagggtacagtagaatagGTAGGCACTATCCCCCCTTACAAGtcaatggaggagacagatgctgaaataaatttcaaataggggaagtggcagaattaatggatatgtacataagtgctttgggggtggggtgagtatcacagtgcttaagggatataggCCCATgtgcataggtgatggagaagggagagcaaattgggtggggagatgagaggttagtcagggagggcctcttggaggagatgtaattgtaggaggcctttgaagatggagagagtggtggactgttgtagatgaggggaaagggagctccagccagagggaggatgtgggcaaggagtcacaggtgagaaagacaagattcaggcacagtgagtaagatgggtgtttgaggaacaaagtgtgagagctgcactgtagtgggagaggagcaaggtaaaGCCAGAGGGAGAGATCTGAGGGGCTCAGCCAATACCTGCCCTccgatctccccttctcccaatcCCCTAGCCCCccagtccccttctcccccaggctCCTACCTCCGCTTCCTCATCCCCATTGTCTCCCACACCCAAATCTCCGACCCCTCCCTAGTCTCATACCCTCCAGTCTTCCCATACAATCTCTGACCCCTTCAGTTTCCCACCCCCTAGTCTCACACCCTtcagtctccctccttccccctcaaaaCTGTCTTCCCCCCAAtctcccacccccatttccccagCCCACCTGCTCCACCTCCACAGTTTTTGCTGTTGAAAAGCGGGAAATGCATGATGACCGGGACCTCGGCCCCTGCTCCGTCCTCGAAGACATAGCAGTCGGAAGGCGCCTTGGTGTCTTTGTTGAGCTTTTCCTTGTCCACGGTGGGGAAGGGGATGCCGTTGGCTTCGCAGTAGTCTGAGGTGACCTTGATGGtctgcggggaggccggggggacccGCTTACCCATCAGCCTCCAAGAGGCAACGGGGAGTTTGCCACGATGGCCCCTACGGCACCATTTTGAGGTGGACATGTGGTACATAATTGTGATACCAATTAAGCCCTTCCTAAGCACcatacactggggtagagtcaagataaccaggtctggcacagtccctgtcccacataggactcacggtctaaggagggcaaagaacagataataataattataataatgatggtatttgttaagcagttactatgtgccaagcactggtttaagcaccgatatttaatgaccattttacagatgaggaaacagaggcacagagaagttaagtgacttgcttaaggacacatagcaggcaagtggctaaaTCGGGAgtagaggattagaacctatgtgcCCTGACTTGCAAGCttatgttctttcaactaggtcacgctgtttccttGACCTATAGACATAGTGTCTCCATCTTAAGGGAAATATAGCAACATTTAAGGTGCCCCATAAATAAActggcggggttgggggaggagagggaagaggagaggtctctgggactcagtgacagCCCAGCAGGGCAACCACAGCGGATGGGGAACAGCCACAGCTTGAGTCCAGCCCTAAAATACCCCaggagtctcattcattcattcatttaattgtatttattgagcacttactctgtgcaaagctctgtactaatcgtttgggagaggacaatataataacagacacattcctgcccacaatgagctcacagtctagatggggagacagacattaatataaatgataagTTACATATACATATTGAAATATACATAGTCTTCTCCCAAACCTCCTTCCCATGGAAAGCTATGCATGGGACTGGGGGAATCAGTGTTTTttctcttggtatttgttaacaagaGAATTTGTTACCATTTGTTGGTCAtgggttcccagctctgccacttatcagctgtgtgactttgggcaagtcatttaacttcactatgcctcaattacctcatctgtaaaatggggattaagactgtgagccccacatgggataacccgatcgtcttgtatcccccccagagcttagaacagggatttgcacatagtaagcgcttaacaaatgccattatcattattattattattattaagcagttactatgtgtcaaacactggggtaggaacatgtTAATTAGTTTAGACACAGACaccgtcccacttggagctcacagtctaagtaggaggaagaacaggcatttaacctccattatacagctgaggaagctgaggtacagagaggtgaagtgacttggccaaagccacacagcaagccagaatcagcagagccagaaatagaagtcaggtcctccaactcctaggcccaatctctttccactaggccatgatgcttctctgcttcctggtCCGCTCAGAGGGCGGTGCCACCTCCCGCCCATGCAGCCCAgtgcctgcccctcccctccccttgtctgGGATGGGCCCCTTCCCCAGTACCTCCAAAGGATCCCCAGCACTGAAGTCAAAGGACAGGATCAGATCCACGTGCCTGGCGGGGTGGAGGGCCAATGGGTATGCGCTGTTTATGGCCAGGCCGGCGTCCACCAGGCGGAAGACTTCGTGCTCGGTCACCTCTGAATTGTTTATACCTTCTGAGGACCACCAGATGGGACCCGATGAGTGCCGGTCTCCGTCCTAGCTGCCCttacctcccctccacccatcccAGGGACTTTGGTCTGGGGAGCAAAGGgccgagggatgggggaagggtgggaCAGATTGGGTGGTCACTTGCGACTCCCCTCTGCCCTGGGCAAGGGCACCACtcatagaccatcactctccctcccccgccaccaaCTGCTGGTTTAGCAACGGTCCTTTAGCccggtgaggtggggaggagggaggtagggGAAATCAGCAAGTGCTCATCACTTCCTTCAGTCCCAGGACAGGGACTAGGTGGACAGAGCAGCCTCCAACCCATGGAAAGAAGTTGACCTGACCCTCTACACTGAGCGATGGACCCCACCTAGGACCCCTGGCCATATCCCCTATTCTCCAGTCCTTCCTAAAGGAGGGAAGTCCTCAGCTCCCACACACCACTCCCCCTCACTCCACCACACTCGGCCTCACGTCCACCCAGCTGCCTGCTGAGGGGCCTTACCCTGGGTCCCACTGATGGGGCAGCAACCCTGGCAGGCCCTCAGAGCCCCCCGCACTGGCCAGGAAGGGACTGGAGCTGGAGACGGAGGCGAGGCCCCCGCACACGCAATCTTATTTCCTCCTCTGGCTCTAGGCTCTTCCCCAAGGATGCTGACCCCCACAGGAAGCGCCTTACCCAACTTATACAGGAAGTTGTTGTTGGTTCCCCAGTTCCATAAGAGAAGGCACAGAAAggttttcttcaggaagatgaagaAGGAGCTTCCACTTTCTAGAGAAAGGATGGAGAAGGCAAAGAGTGATATCAGCTCTGCTGAGCTTGTGTGTGGGTCCTTTCTCTGGTTTAAGGCAGTCAAAATGACAACTGTTTCTCCTCCACTGCACAACACAGCATAGCCAGATCTGTCagcagggctggggttggggaacCCTGTGATTGTAtcatcagtctgtcaatcagcgATATTgactgagtgtggagcactgtaacaaatgcttggaagagtgctggaTGGACTCTCTCCTTGGGACTCAGTTCTGAATCTGGTAGGACCAAGAACTTGCAAAGAGGAATTGATCCCAGGGACAGTGGCTTGTATAACGCCATTAGGACTCTCGTCCCTGCCTGTCGGGTTTCCAATCTGGCTGTCCTgtgtctactccggtgcttagcataACGCTtcgcgtgtagtaagtgcttcataaatgccccaattgttattactattattgttggcTCATAGAATGCAGTGAGCAAGTAAATGGACATGAGGGCAGGGCATCATGATGCGCAGAAAAGGAATTTTTACTGGCAGGGTCTGCTGGCGGCCAAATTAGCCACAATATAGTGCCTGCTTTGTGCCAGAACACCATCACCACACCTTAGGTGATTGCTGTGGTAACTTCAGTGGTCTTTGCCACTCACATTAGCCAgttattttcaggatttctgctgggccCGTCCACCTTGCAGAAAGCCCTAGGGATTTCTTTGGTCAGAATCCTCCACCACTGATGGCAGAGCCCCAGCAGGCAGGGCCGGGGCTAAAACCCTGGTGGCCAGTGTCCCAGAGCATTGCTCCTTCCACCGGACCAAAGGCAGGGCAGGAAGCAGTACCAGAaagaaacagctgaacaaataactgCTTGAACAGGCAAAAGTATGCCTACATCTTCAACTTTTACATGCATATGTATATTCAATTGCTTATGAGACTATTCTCCTGTATTCTAATATTGCATCCTGGAATATTCAGTCTATTCCCTATCTGATTCTcattcctcctgttcccactatttGATAGCAATGTTGTCTGTCTTATCAAAGAGTAAGTTCCTtatgttgtttgttttttcacggtattt includes these proteins:
- the LOC107547330 gene encoding N-formyl peptide receptor 2-like codes for the protein MANSILHFLGLVVLSISCPLGVAGNGLVLWVAGFHLPSLATRTLFLNLAALDFTCTTFLPLSVAVLALGPRWPSRYQLRLFLGVFTDFNLYTRTFLLTLISVYRLVSVLWPVWTWNHHTPQRVALLAGGAWLLAVGFTLPGLVDRAVTPASANQSDPGHESRPGAQEWLDLIGQQAPAVAIGRFTVSFVVPLAVIGVCFCLIKIRLKHKQWLLARLSLHVLMLIVAMFFLCWFPLHLIWLLQLRPFPGGRPPLPASLSALAVCLIYLNSCLNPLLYTWLSREFREKLLQWLPGPLGRAFRGAPAQ